The following is a genomic window from Nitrospira sp..
GCGGAAATGCGGCGAGAGGCGCGAACTCCCGTCTATATCGGGACGGTTTCTCGCATCACCATAGGCATGGACAGATTTTCTAAGAAACTCATGCAGCCGCACCTGCGCCTGCCGCTCGCCCGGATCGATCCATGGAGTAACAGGGGCGTACCCCAGTTCTACAGAAGAAGGAAGCGCCTGTGGGGTGGATCGCGATGAAACCGATGCCGAGACCTTGGGTCTGGGACTCGCCAGGGGTGACGGTTTCGTCGCCTGCCACTTAGCCCACCAGCGCGCACGATAGGCACTGTACCGTTGCAACGGATTTCCCGTGGCGCTCCGGATCTCCTCTGCCTCAAAGACCACATGATCTTTGAAGGTCTTCGTATGGAGGCCCTGCTCGGCAAGCGCACACTGCGCCCGGCGGTCACGCTCAATGGCCCCCGGCTCATAGTCGCGATTCCAGTAGACGATTTCAGCTTTCCATTCACGCGCGGCCTGCACGACAGCTTCCACGGATTCACCCCATCGCCACTGCAACGCGAGGCTCCGTTCAGCCAACGAGACCGACAATTCCTGGAGACAGCCCAACATGAAGCTCACGCAAGCGGGACCGAACGCATGAGACTGGAGCAACGGTTCATCGAACACAAACAGCGGCAGGATCTCATCGCATTCCTGGCACGCCGCCGCCAGCGCCGGTTGATCGTGCAGTCGGAGATCCCGTCTGAACCAGACGATGCCGCGCACCTCGCCCTCCTATCGCATCCAGGCCGCAGGCATCCCCTGCCACCAGGCCTTCGGGTTCGCGGTGCGCCACTGAGCCTGTTCTACCCAGAGACGATCCGACTCGGCCTTATCTAATCGATTGGCCATCGCCGCGCTGACGTCGGACTGTTGCCGCACGCCGGCCTGAATCATTTCCTTGACCATGCGGGCCAGGCCGCCCGGAGGATCGACCAGATCCGCCGGATCGCGAGAGACCAGATTTAAGTACAGCTGCTCGACCGCCATCCATCGCTCTTCTTGCGATAGATATTCTAAATAGGCATCGATCGCGCGATACACGTATGTCAGATGAATGTAATGGGCCGCCGACGGCGCGTCATCGATGGCGCGCTGGCAGGCTTCGAGCGCACGGCGATAATCGCCGGCCGCTAAGAAGAGATTCGTCTTTGCCAAAGCAGGGTGGGCCACGACCGCACTCGTCTTCTCCGATTCAGCGGACGCGGATGCCGCCCCCTGCCCCAAGAAGATCAGCAACACAACCAGTGCGATGAACGTCCTGCGACAGGCCATGATCGACTCCTATGGCAATGGACCGCCGGGCGATCCGCTCCGACTTGAAACGAGGCCCCGATAAATTCGTTCGGCAACACAGCTTCACCTCAAGGGTAAAGCCTCTCTCTGCCTGAATACAATCAGCCGCGAAGATATGGAGAGAAGAAGCTAGATGGTGCCGAAGGCGGGAGTTGAACCCGCATGACCTTGCGATCGCTGGTACCTGAAACCAGTGTGTCTGCCATTCCACCACTTCGGCAAGAAGGGTCGAGGGAGGGATTATCCTGAATTCATGCTACCGGCGTCAAGCAACTACGTGCAACGCCTCAGGAAGCCCCTTGAGATTCTATTCCGAGCTTCGCCCAGCCGCCACGAGCGGTCAGATCACGGAGGTCTCCGCTGAGCACAATGCGCTCGCGTACCAGCCCCGCCGCCGCCAGCAACATGGTCGAATCGATCTGCGGCGCGTCATCGACAATCAGCACGTCGAACCGTACGCGGGCAAACAGCGGGTCGCTGGCAATCCGCGCCGGCGTCGAGATCACCAGGCGGCGGTTTTGGATGAACGCCTGGCGATTGGTATTTTCTTCCGCCGCCAGCAGTTCGCGAATCTTCTTCGTGCCGCCCAGTTTCGTGATGTCTTCTTTGAGATCGTCGAACTCCGGCCGCAAATCTTTCGGAACGGCCGCCTCGGGCACCAACTCATCGATGCGGACTTTAGCGATCTCCAATTCCTTAGTCAGTTCGCGAATCTGCTGTTCGTAGAGCACCCGATATTGCTGAAGCGATTCAATATTCTTCCCGACGGTCTGCATGCCGAGCCGCCGCCAGAGAGGGAGGTTTTCGTACTCCGTCAAAATCGTGGTGACATCCTTGATCTTGGCCTGCAATTCGCTCAACTGGGTCAACAGTCTCCACTCCAGCAACCGAACTTCATCCAAATCCTTTTGCTTCTGCCCTTTATAGGCCAGCAGCGGGGTCAGTTCGCGAAACCGGTCGTACTTTCTCCGAAGCGACGCTTTATCGGCCCTGGACTTGGCGTAAAACTGATGCATCTGCGCCTCAAACCCAAGCTCATGGATAGAGATCCCGCTGGCTTGGGAGAGAATGCTCATTTCGTAGCGGCTAATCCATGTCTTGTATGTCAAGCCGCTGGCTTTCATGGCTTTCGCGATCGCCCCGACCATTTCATCGGACGAGCGATGATCCGGGCCGATGAGTAAAATCCGTTTGTTTGCCCGAATCAATTCAAGGACAAGACTCGCAACCTTCTGGCGGCGAAGCGATTGATCTTCAAGCCACATCGTGGTCAAGATCGCTGAAGACCCAGGGGCGGCTTGGCCGGGATCGCCGGATGATAGCAAGAGCGGGACAAGCCGCTCTGACGGACCGAGATTGTAGGCGTCCGCCTGGCTGATCATATCGCGCAGTCTGGTTGCAATGGTGCCGAGATGGCCGGCTCGGTCGGGAATAATCGTGGCCGAGAGGACTGCGGCTCCAATGGCATCCACCGTTTGCACCAGCGCCACACCATCGTGGCAACTCAGGACGACGCCCTCCGTTGCGTCCTGTTCATCCCCAGGGACGATGGATACCGGAAGATCGATTGATAGATGGCATCCGGCCGGAAGCAGAAACTCATATACGTGAAGCCCCCCCACTGAATGCCGCAGGGTACCTCTCGTAACCATCACGGGCGCATCGAGTCCGGCCTCGTTCGTCCGCTGGACTTCTCGGTCCAATCTTGTGGCGCAGGTCTCTAAACAGGCTCTGGCGGTCGGTTCCATTCCGCTCCTCTGCACTCGTTACAACGCGGCCATGATATAGGTGCTCATCGGCACCTGTCCAGGTGATGAACAGGACCTGAAAACAGATTAGATCATTGACTTTTCAACCCGATCCCCCGTATCCTCACTTCCTTTCCAACAGAAGGAGCGAGGGGGATGAAAGTCATTTTACAAGAAACAATGGACGGGGTCGGCCACCTTGGCGACCTGCTTGATGTTCGAGACGGGTTTGCCAGAAACTTCCTCTTGCCTCGCAAGAAAGCCGTGTTGGCCGACAGCCGCAGCATCAAGGCCTTCGAGCACGTAAAGCGCGTCGCCGCGGAGAAGGCGAAAAAAGAGAAGCTCGAAATCGAAGCCCACGCGAAGAAAGTCTCGGCCGTCACTGTTACCATTGAGGCGCAGGTCGGAAAAGACGACAAGATGTTCGGATCGGTGACCTCCAAAGACCTGGCCGAAGCTCTGGCCGCGCAAGGATTTACGATCGACCGGCGCAAGATCCAGCTGGCCCAACCCATTAAGGAACTGGGGACCGTGACGGTGCCGATCAAGATGCCGCGAGAGGTCACTGCGACCGTGACCGTCCGCGTGGTGAAGAAACAAGAACCGGAAACCGCTGAAGCATAAACGGCAATACGCCGTGGAGGGGTGATGCGCGACGCGATCGGATCATTGGACGCCCTTAAATCAACTGATCCCGATGTCTATGCCGCAATCGAAGCGGAAGAGGTCCGTCAACGCGACAAGCTCCTGCTGATCGCGTCGGAAAACTTCGCCAGCCCCGCCGTCTTAGCTGCCCAGGGCAGCCTCATGACGAACAAGTACGCTGAGGGCTACCCCGGCAAACGCTATTACGGTGGATGCCAGCACGTCGATACCGTCGAAGAACTGGCTATTCAACGCGCCAAAGAGCTCTTCGGTGCCGAGCATGTGAACGTGCAGCCACACTCCGGCTCCTCCGCGAATATGGCAGCCTATCTCTCCGTCCTCAAACCGGGTGATACCATTCTCGGAATGGACCTGGCGCAGGGCGGGCATCTGACACATGGCAGCAAAGTCAGTTTTTCCGGCATGCTGTTCAAGGCCTTCTCCTACGGAGTTGACCGGCAGACCGAGACGATCGATTACGACGCGGTCCAAAAGTTAGCTGAAGAATGCCGCCCGCGCATGCTCGTCGTCGGAGCCAGCGCCTACGCCCGCGTGCTCGATTTCCCCAGATTCCAGCAAATCGCGAAAGCCGTCGGCGCGTACCTCATGGTGGACATCGCTCATATTGCCGGATTCGTCGCGACGGGACTGCATCCCAGTCCCGTTCCCTATGCGGACTTCGTCACGACCACGACGCATAAGACGATGCGCGGCCCACGGGCCGGCATCGTGATGTGCAAGGCAGAGCATGCCAAAGCCGTCGATAAAATCATCTTCCCCGGACTCCAGGGCGGCCCCTTGATGCACGTGATTGCCGCAAAAGCCGTGGCTCTCAAGGAAGCGCTCTCGCCCTCGTTCAAGAAATATCAGCAGCAAGTTCAGGCTAATGCCAAAGTGCTGGCCCAGGGACTCCTCGACCGCGGATACAAGATCGTCTCGGGAGGCACCGACACGCATCTTTTCTTGGTGAACCTCACCAACAAGGGCATCACCGGGAAAGAAGCCGACGCAGCGCTGGATGCGGCTGGAATCATCGTCAATAAAAATGCGGTGCCCTACGATGAAAAGCCTCCGGCAGTGGCCAGCGGCATTCGCATCGGCGCTCCGATTGTCTCGACCCGGGGAATGCGGGAGGCCGAGATGAAAGAGATCGTAGAGCTGGTCGACCGCGTGTTGCAAAACCGGCAGAATGCAGCCGTGTTGGAAGAGGTCCGCGTGCAAGCCAAGACGCTGTGCAACCGCTTCCCTATTTTCCACTCCTACTAGCCCACACGTACAAGGGCGGAGTCGCCACTAGTGAAATGTCCGTTCTGCGACGAGCTCGAAGACAAGGTGGTGGATTCGCGCATGGCGAAAGAGGGCGAAGTCATTCGCCGCCGCCGCGAGTGTCTCGGCTGCAAGCGCCGCTACACCACCTACGAGCGAGTTGAAGAAATCCTTCCGGTGGTCGTCAAGAAAGACGGACGGCGCGAATCGTTCGACCGTGCGAAAATCCTGTCCGGACTCAAGAAAGCCTGCGAAAAACGGCCGATCAGCACAGCAACGATTGAGGCCGTCACGGACCGGATCGAAAAACGGATCCAGGAAATGGGCGAGAGTGAAATTGAAAGTCGGATCGCCGGCGAAGAAGTCATGAAGGAGTTGCACCAACTCGATCAGGTCGCCTACGTCCGGTTCGCGTCGGTCTATCGCGAATTCAAGGACATCGATCAGTTCATGGACGAACTCAAGTCTCTGGCTCAACAGCGTCGGGAGCGGTGACAGCGGCGCGTCTCAGCCCTCTCACCGGCCTCCTACTCCTTCTGCTCTCTCTCCCGATGTTTCAGCCTGGCAAGCACTCGTAACGTATCAACCAGGTCGGGTTTAAAGACGCATGGCCACCACGAAAGCCGACTCCACAAAAATTCACCGCACGTCGTCAAAAGTCGGCGCAACCAATGTCGCGATCATCGGCGCCGGGCGCGGAGGAACCGCGCTCATAGAAATCTTTGCGAATGACCCGCTGGTCCAAATCGTAGGAATCGCCGACGTCAGCGCGCAAGCCCCCGGCGTCACACTCGCGAAACAGCTTCAGATTCCCGTCACACGGGACTACCGCAAACTTCTGGCGATGGAACAGGTTGACCTCGTGATCGACGTATCCGGCGATGCCGAGGTCTGGCAGTTCTTGCAAGACTTTCACCGAATGGGCGTCACCATCATCGGCGGGGCCAGCGCGAAGTTCATGTGGGAACTCATCGGCGCGCGCATCCGCGCAACTGCGGAAATCGAAAACACGCTCAATAAATATCAGTCGCTGTACCGGCTATATGTCAAGGAAACCGGCACGGCGGTCACTGAAGAACGAACGCGCATCGCTTGCGAAATCCATGACGGTCTGGTCCAGAGCCTCGCCGGCGTCAATTTTAAGCTCGACTTATGCCAGCAGCTCGTACGCAAGGACCCCAAGGCCAGCCTCGTCACACTCAAAGAAAGCAAGGCGCAGCTGAAACTGGCGATTCAAGAAGCCCGTCAAGTTATCTTCAATTTGCGTCCGCTCCATTACGACAAAATGGAGCTGATTCCCGCGCTGACCAACTACCTCAAGTCCTACGAGACTCAGGCGCGCATCAAAGCCCGCTTCACTGTAACCGGGGACGAACAGATCCTCTTTCCCCGCACGAAGATTTTCCTGTTCAGGATCATTCAGGAAGCCTTGAGCAACGTCCAAAAACATGCCAAGGCCAGTCGTGTGTCGATCCAGCTGGAGATCAATCTCGAAATGCTGCGCGTGACCATTTCAGATAACGGCATCGGTTTTGATATGGATGCCGTCCTGCGCGACCCCGACAAATGGGATCATTTCGGCATTCGCGGCATTATCGAGCGGGCGAAACTTGTCGGCGGCGAGGGGCATATCGATTCCAAGCAGGGGCGTGGCACGACGATCACCGTCGAAGTCCCCCTCACAAACAAGGAGACGAGCGAACATGGACAAGATTAAGGTCCTCATTGCCGACGACCACCGTGTCGTTCGAGAAGGGCTCGCGGCCATTCTCAAGACCAAGGAGGATCTACACATCGTCGGCGAAGCACAAGACGGAATGGAAGCTGTCGAAAAAGCCAACGCGCTGGTCCCCGATGTCATTCTCATGGATGTGAGCATGCCCCGCATGGGCGGTATCGAAGCCACCAGGCAGATCAAACGCGAATTCCCGCATATCGGAATTGTCGCGCTGACAATGTACGAGGAACAGCAGTACATTTTCGATCTCGTTCGAGCCGGCGCCACCGGATATCTGCTGAAAGACTCCGAATCTTCACAAATCGTCGCCGCAATTCGAGCCATCTACCGAGGCGAGTCATTAATCCACCCGTCCGTCGCCAGCAAGATTCTCGCGGAATTTTCACTCATGGCTCAAAAGAAGGGTAAAAAACCAGGCTGGGTGGAGCATGACCTCACTGAACGTGAAATCACCGTGCTCCGCTTGGTTGCCGATGGAAAAACCAATAAAGAAATCGCCAACGCATTGGATTTGAGTGAAAAGACCGTAAAAAATCATGTGCGCAACATTTTCCATAAACTACAGGTCTATGATCGAACCCAGGCAGCCATCCTTGCAATCAGAAAAGGATTGATTGAACTAGATCCACGACCTTGAACGATCTGGTTTATGACAAAATTTAAGGAAACTATTCTAAATTAAGGAAACTTCTTAAAATTAGGGAAACTTTTACTATCCTGCGGACTCTACCTGTCTTTTCCGCCACTAGATCTTCTCGATAATCTCTGTAAAAGGTCTTGTACAGCCACGGCTTCCGCCGCACAGAAGTATATTTGCTGCCTTGCTATGCCAGAAATTCGTCGCACGTTTGGTAAATATCTCCGAGAACTTCGACAAAGCCGAAGCCTCGGTCTCCGAGAAGTGTCCCGCCAGGTGATCCGACAACCAGGCGCCCGTGGCCTTTCACCTGCCTACCTGAGTCTCATAGAGCGCGGACATGTTGAAATTCCCCAACAGCATATTCTTCGTCACCTCAGCGTGGTTCTTGGAGTTGACGACAATCTGTTCGCCGCGATCGCCCAGGGGCTACGAATCGTAACTCTGTCAGATCTTCTAGAACAGTCATCGCTACATCATGCAATCCTAGTCGAGTTGCGATCTGGGACTGCCCGATACCCCGCAATCATTTCAGCTATTATCGAAATACTTCAGGCGTCTCCAGGGGGATTCCAGGGATTGCGCGCCATTCATTTTCAGGAAGGCAAGGTCGATGGGTTCTTATCCTTCGATCCGAAGTTGAGGCGCCGCCGCCGTTAACAGCAAAACTCACGAACTGAGCTGGGACCTCTTGACTTCTGAGTGTTTAATTCTATAAACAGTTAGTACTTTATAGAAAGATTCCGCGGATGAGATTAAAAGTCCACATAACGCAGGAACTCATCGACAAATTCCTTCGCCAGGGCCGAGGGCAAGGAGAGCTTGGGCGCTATTTTCCATGGTGGACCGTTTTTGATATCGCTTCCAAAGGATTGCGGACACGGGTCCGAGGCATCAAGACAGGGCGGACGCATCATTTCCTGAGCCTCCTTGAACTAACGTTTTTCTTCCTGGCCGAGTTTAGCGATTCAGTGCTCGATATCCGCGAGCAGTATCCGCTCCTGCCCCAAACCGAGACCCTCGCCATAGCAAGTCAGTTAGGCATTAAACACTCTGTCGACCGCCTCACACACTTTCCCATAGTCATGACCACCGATTTCCTCCTCACCGTGCGACACGGCGCTGCAGATGTTCTCCAAGCCTGGTCTGTAAAATACCTCAAAGACCTTCGCAATCGACGCACACTTGATAAAGAAGAAGTGCAACGACGGTGGTGGGAGTCCAAACATATTCCCTGGAAGCTCTTTACTGAGAAGGATGTGACGCCAGCCCAGGCGCATAACGTTCGGTTTCTCTTCCCATATAAGAAGTCGCGTGCCCTCAAAGGAATACCGAGAGACATCATTCGCCATGTCTCGGATTATCTCCAAGATAATGTTCGTCCGAATGTGCTTCTGAGGGACCTGTGTGCCGACTATGAACAACGCTACACGGTTGAGAAAGGAACCGGGCTTCTTGTCGCCCGGCATTTGTTGGCTAATGGACAATGGCCTATCGACATTTCGCAAAAACTCTCTCCTCATGAACCGTTGCGATTCCGCCCTCAACCTCTAATGTCCGGGAGACTGCTTCCCCATGGAGCTTCTCAACAATTCATTACTAGCTTGGCGTGATCCGTCCAACATCGAGGAGGTGCAGTCGATCGAGCGGATCCTCTACTTCGCCTCTAACGGTGAAGAGGCTTGGATGATCAATCTGAGCAAGAAGAAAGGATTGCCCCATTCTCGTCCCATGGCTCAAGTCCGCACGGCCATCCAGACCGGTGAGGCGACGATCGTCACCGAGGACCCTTACGCATACCTTCGGACAAGTGATGCAGAGCTTTCACACGAGAAGTGCCAGGTGCGGGACCATTTGCATGCCATCCTTGGTCCGTATTTGGAGACCTATAGGGAGGCCCTGCTGCAGAAGTCCCGCCGCGGGGCGATTATTTTGAAGATCACGCAGGAAACGAACTGGAAGAAAAAGAAGATTTACAAGTATCTGCGACGCTATTGGCAATCCGGTCAACTCCGCAATGCCTTTTTACCTGACTGGCACCTGCGGGGTGGGAAAAACGTCACGAAAACGTGCACGCAGGGTAAGAAGCGAGGACGGCCCAAGCAGGTCGTCCAAACGAATCGAACAACCGTGGTCGGAATCAACGTCGATAAGGACATGTATCAACGTCTCAAACGAGGGGTCGATGACTGGTATCTCAAGACCGATCTCTCCTTCGCGGCTGCCTTTCACAAGATTACGACCACCCAATTCATTGACGGACTCGAGTTTGTGAATGGTGTTTGGGTCCCACGGCCGTGGTCATCCGACAGACTGCCGACACAACGCCAAGCCTGGTACGTCTATGAAAAGGAGTTTCTTCATAAACCGGAGGCGCGTAAGCGCAAAATTGGTTCCCATCGCTGGAATCTCGAAGAACGTGAACTTACCGGGGATACCGCGACCTTGGCACCCTGGCCCGGTAGTTTGTACCAAATTGATGCCACGGTTGGGGATATTTACTTGCGGAGCCAATTAGATCTGAATCGGATCATTGGACGACCTGTCATTTACTTAGTGGTCGATGTCTTTAGCCGCATGATTGTCGGATTCGCCGTATTGATGGAAGGACCCAGCTGGATGGGCGCACTGCAGGCTCTGGAAAGCGCCTTCATGGACAAAGTGGCCTTCTGTAAATCCTTGGGGGTCGATATCCAGCCGGGCGCTTGGCCTTCTGCTGGTCTTCCCGAGGCGATCACCGCGGATAATGGGGAATTCTTGGGCTACAACGCTACCAGCCTGAACAGCCTTGATATCCTGCTGCATAACACGCCACCCTACCGCCCAGATTGGAAATTTCTCGTGGAGTGCTATTTCCGGACTGTGCAGGAGAAACTCCGCTGGGTCCCGGGTTATCTCCATCCAACGCGAGAACGGGGAGACAAAGACACCCGCCTCGATGGTGTACTGACACTCAAAGATCTGCGCCAACTGCTGATTTGGTGCATTATCCAGTACAACAACCACCGCTTGTTGGAGAACTATCCCGTCACCAAATGCATGATCCGCGACGATCTCGATCTCTATCCATCGGAGATCTGGCGTTGGGGCCTAAGCGCCAATAGTTCTCGGCTTCGCTGGGAAGACCCCAAGCAAATTCACGCTATTCTGCTCCCTCGCAGCAAAGCGAGAGTCACGCGCCACGGCCTGAAGTTCAAGAATCTGTACTACTCCTGTGAAACCGCTCGGAACGCCCACTGGTTTTCCCAGGCGTCGGCAAAAGAATGGGATGTGGAAGTCTCCTATGATCCACGGAGCCCCGAGGTGCTCTATCTTGTGAAAGAGGACGACAGGATGGAGGCGTGCACACTGTTGGACCGGATGCATGAAGACACATTTCGCAGCCATGACTGGTATGAGGTCGAAGACTACCTCGCGATGCGGGCAATGAAACAATCCGAGGCTAAACTCACGGAAGTGCATCGAGCCGTCGTCCCGCGGACCATGCAGGAAGCGATAGTCCGCGCAGCCCAGGAGAATCTGAAAGAAGTGCAGGTACCACAGAGCAAACGGGCAGCCCTACAGGGCGTCAAAGACAACAAGCGGACGGAGCGCGAGTATGAGCGCGCTCTGGCCACTGGCCAAGACCCCGTCGCACCTACTGTGGAGGAGGACGCAGAAGAATACATTGGCATCGATGAACCGGCCGAGTTGCTGCGCACGGCCGCCGTAGTGAGGACAGCATGAACGTGCACTTACATCAATTTCCTCTAGGACTCCCGTGAGTGTTGAGTCTCAATGGCTCAGACTCGCAAGCGCTTTGCAGAGGGACACGCCTCACACTCTCATACTAGGAGGAAGCCATGGCCAATCCCGTCAAACGGAGCAAGAGAGCGAAACCAAACCTGAGCGCGCTCATCCGTCAAGGCGCCCAGATTGCCGCCACCTATGACACCAACCAAGAGGTGCCGCTCTACCGGGGCATCCCGACACTGGAAGCCCTAGGGCCTATCCTGTCAAAGGAAGAGGTCATCTCCCGGCTTGCCTCGACACCCGTCTATGATGAACAAGAGCGGTTGCTCAAACCGGAAACCCTTCTCCACGTAGTTCAAGCTGCATTGCTAAACTGGTTCAGGCCCTTGGCGATGCACATCGATCTCCAACAGCGCCTGGATCGAGTCATTCGCGGCAGCTTGCCGTATCGCAATCCATTGACAGTAGGCTATCACCGCAAGTGTTTCGAGCACATCGATCAGTTTCACGACTATATAAAGCGGCCTGCGTCGGCTCCATACCAGCGCACGACGGCCCTGGGCTTCCACTTTACTGCCCCCAGTGGCGCAGGCAAAACTACCTCGATCGAACGAATCCTCATGGAGCTCTATCCTCAGCGTATCCTCCATACTGAGTACAAGGGCAAACCGTTCCATTTTGATCAACTGGTCTGGCTCCATCTCGATTGTCCTGGCAATGGTTCGTTGCGATCATTGCTCATTCAATTCTTGCAAGCCGTGGATGCTATCATCGGGAAAACAAAGCTCACGAGCGGCGAAGAAGTAGGTTATTACGAGCTGTACGGAGGAGATCGGGCGACGGTGGACTCACTGATTTCGGCTGTAGCGACCGTAGCCGCGAATCACTGTCTCTCTGTGCTCATCATCGATGAAATCCAACACCTTCTTCATGCCGATGGCGACGGGGC
Proteins encoded in this region:
- a CDS encoding conserved exported protein of unknown function (Evidence 4 : Unknown function but conserved in other organisms; MaGe:77310762), with product MACRRTFIALVVLLIFLGQGAASASAESEKTSAVVAHPALAKTNLFLAAGDYRRALEACQRAIDDAPSAAHYIHLTYVYRAIDAYLEYLSQEERWMAVEQLYLNLVSRDPADLVDPPGGLARMVKEMIQAGVRQQSDVSAAMANRLDKAESDRLWVEQAQWRTANPKAWWQGMPAAWMR
- a CDS encoding hypothetical protein (Evidence 4 : Unknown function but conserved in other organisms; MaGe:77310763); this translates as MEPTARACLETCATRLDREVQRTNEAGLDAPVMVTRGTLRHSVGGLHVYEFLLPAGCHLSIDLPVSIVPGDEQDATEGVVLSCHDGVALVQTVDAIGAAVLSATIIPDRAGHLGTIATRLRDMISQADAYNLGPSERLVPLLLSSGDPGQAAPGSSAILTTMWLEDQSLRRQKVASLVLELIRANKRILLIGPDHRSSDEMVGAIAKAMKASGLTYKTWISRYEMSILSQASGISIHELGFEAQMHQFYAKSRADKASLRRKYDRFRELTPLLAYKGQKQKDLDEVRLLEWRLLTQLSELQAKIKDVTTILTEYENLPLWRRLGMQTVGKNIESLQQYRVLYEQQIRELTKELEIAKVRIDELVPEAAVPKDLRPEFDDLKEDITKLGGTKKIRELLAAEENTNRQAFIQNRRLVISTPARIASDPLFARVRFDVLIVDDAPQIDSTMLLAAAGLVRERIVLSGDLRDLTARGGWAKLGIESQGAS
- a CDS encoding 50S ribosomal protein L9 (MaGe:77310764) — its product is MKVILQETMDGVGHLGDLLDVRDGFARNFLLPRKKAVLADSRSIKAFEHVKRVAAEKAKKEKLEIEAHAKKVSAVTVTIEAQVGKDDKMFGSVTSKDLAEALAAQGFTIDRRKIQLAQPIKELGTVTVPIKMPREVTATVTVRVVKKQEPETAEA
- a CDS encoding Transcriptional repressor NrdR (MaGe:77310766), producing MKCPFCDELEDKVVDSRMAKEGEVIRRRRECLGCKRRYTTYERVEEILPVVVKKDGRRESFDRAKILSGLKKACEKRPISTATIEAVTDRIEKRIQEMGESEIESRIAGEEVMKELHQLDQVAYVRFASVYREFKDIDQFMDELKSLAQQRRER
- a CDS encoding hypothetical protein (Evidence 5 : Unknown function; MaGe:77310767); its protein translation is MTAARLSPLTGLLLLLLSLPMFQPGKHS
- a CDS encoding Histidine kinase domain-containing protein (MaGe:77310768) produces the protein MATTKADSTKIHRTSSKVGATNVAIIGAGRGGTALIEIFANDPLVQIVGIADVSAQAPGVTLAKQLQIPVTRDYRKLLAMEQVDLVIDVSGDAEVWQFLQDFHRMGVTIIGGASAKFMWELIGARIRATAEIENTLNKYQSLYRLYVKETGTAVTEERTRIACEIHDGLVQSLAGVNFKLDLCQQLVRKDPKASLVTLKESKAQLKLAIQEARQVIFNLRPLHYDKMELIPALTNYLKSYETQARIKARFTVTGDEQILFPRTKIFLFRIIQEALSNVQKHAKASRVSIQLEINLEMLRVTISDNGIGFDMDAVLRDPDKWDHFGIRGIIERAKLVGGEGHIDSKQGRGTTITVEVPLTNKETSEHGQD
- a CDS encoding Response regulator protein VraR (MaGe:77310769), yielding MDKIKVLIADDHRVVREGLAAILKTKEDLHIVGEAQDGMEAVEKANALVPDVILMDVSMPRMGGIEATRQIKREFPHIGIVALTMYEEQQYIFDLVRAGATGYLLKDSESSQIVAAIRAIYRGESLIHPSVASKILAEFSLMAQKKGKKPGWVEHDLTEREITVLRLVADGKTNKEIANALDLSEKTVKNHVRNIFHKLQVYDRTQAAILAIRKGLIELDPRP
- a CDS encoding hypothetical protein (Evidence 5 : Unknown function; MaGe:77310770); its protein translation is MTKNMLLGNFNMSALYETQVGR
- a CDS encoding putative Transposon Tn7 transposition protein TnsA (Evidence 3 : Putative function from multiple computational evidences; MaGe:77310771); amino-acid sequence: MRLKVHITQELIDKFLRQGRGQGELGRYFPWWTVFDIASKGLRTRVRGIKTGRTHHFLSLLELTFFFLAEFSDSVLDIREQYPLLPQTETLAIASQLGIKHSVDRLTHFPIVMTTDFLLTVRHGAADVLQAWSVKYLKDLRNRRTLDKEEVQRRWWESKHIPWKLFTEKDVTPAQAHNVRFLFPYKKSRALKGIPRDIIRHVSDYLQDNVRPNVLLRDLCADYEQRYTVEKGTGLLVARHLLANGQWPIDISQKLSPHEPLRFRPQPLMSGRLLPHGASQQFITSLA
- a CDS encoding Integrase catalytic domain-containing protein (MaGe:77310772): MELLNNSLLAWRDPSNIEEVQSIERILYFASNGEEAWMINLSKKKGLPHSRPMAQVRTAIQTGEATIVTEDPYAYLRTSDAELSHEKCQVRDHLHAILGPYLETYREALLQKSRRGAIILKITQETNWKKKKIYKYLRRYWQSGQLRNAFLPDWHLRGGKNVTKTCTQGKKRGRPKQVVQTNRTTVVGINVDKDMYQRLKRGVDDWYLKTDLSFAAAFHKITTTQFIDGLEFVNGVWVPRPWSSDRLPTQRQAWYVYEKEFLHKPEARKRKIGSHRWNLEERELTGDTATLAPWPGSLYQIDATVGDIYLRSQLDLNRIIGRPVIYLVVDVFSRMIVGFAVLMEGPSWMGALQALESAFMDKVAFCKSLGVDIQPGAWPSAGLPEAITADNGEFLGYNATSLNSLDILLHNTPPYRPDWKFLVECYFRTVQEKLRWVPGYLHPTRERGDKDTRLDGVLTLKDLRQLLIWCIIQYNNHRLLENYPVTKCMIRDDLDLYPSEIWRWGLSANSSRLRWEDPKQIHAILLPRSKARVTRHGLKFKNLYYSCETARNAHWFSQASAKEWDVEVSYDPRSPEVLYLVKEDDRMEACTLLDRMHEDTFRSHDWYEVEDYLAMRAMKQSEAKLTEVHRAVVPRTMQEAIVRAAQENLKEVQVPQSKRAALQGVKDNKRTEREYERALATGQDPVAPTVEEDAEEYIGIDEPAELLRTAAVVRTA